A stretch of DNA from Vidua chalybeata isolate OUT-0048 chromosome 3, bVidCha1 merged haplotype, whole genome shotgun sequence:
TTCTGGGGCTTAAAGAGGTCTGGAAGAGAAGTTTGCAGTTAgatgcaggtgctgctgcctccacaaGTTCATTATAGGCCAAAGACACctccattttaattttccaacaAATTTGCTGCAGCATTATCATCTCCACTGTCTCAAAAAATCATCTCttctccatttttaaaacacagcttcCACAGAAGCATTAATGCTAAcagacaaacagaaaaggaagtaTCTATTGATATGTGCCACTAAGTCACAGGCAAAACACAGACTTAGTTAAATGATAGCATTTGAAATTGTTTCAAATGATAGCATTTGAAATTTGCAAATGCAGTCACTAGAAAACTAAGACTAATGAAGTAGGGCTACAGTAATTAGGAATTCTGAAACAGCTCTactaaaaattttgaaaaaaagacataatgtttatttgcttttctttgtaaGCCTGATCATGTTTCAACTTCCACCAAAAAGGCAAATTTATACAATTTCCCATGATGAGGAAGAAAGGGTAAATGAagttaaatgaataaataaatctcCCTATTGAAAATCCCATAATTAATTTAGTGGAAATAATTAAGAACAtggtggtttaaaaaaaaaaagtatatatatgCTGTTGGAAGAGATAGACAGATATATGTTGACATTCTGCATTATATAGAAAGGTTTGGGAGTTGAGTGTGTTTGGagtttttccccctcttcccaTGATATTCAACCTATTGACTCAGTAACAAGACAGTTTTCCAGGTGACAAGCATACTAGATACCATTCCCTAGAAGAGTGCCTACAGTTGTATCATTAATtgtgaattaatttctgaagtaATAGAGCTTGTTAAGCTACTCATCCGATACCAGTCCTTCCAATTCTGAACTGCGCCACTGCAGTTTCTGACATCAGTCACAAAATCCATGTGGCTCTTGCAAGGGACACAAATAACAATACCTTTGTTTTGCAATGTTTCCTAATGTGCACATTTACGTGAAGCATAATTTAagggttttattctttttgtctCTTAATTCAATGCCTTTCAGAAATAGAATGGCTTCCCTGTAAAATACACCGGTTTGGCAACCATTCTAAAGCACTTCATGCGTAACATTGTATAGAACACTTAGAAAAGCCTATTTGTTCTACTACAAAACCTTTTTACTGcagaaagaaggggaaattGGTTAAGCTTTCGTGATTTCTGCCATTAAAATTGCTCCTATCAAAGCCTGCTAAATAAAATATGTCAGTGTTCCAACACAAATGAGTTTTGCTCCAATAATCACAACATATCCCAGGTGGAACATGCTAGAAATGCCTAGAACCAAAAATTATCCAAACCTTTTGAAGATTACTATTTGCCCTAGATTTGCCacataaaagattaaaaaataagttgATATTGACAGGTGCATTTTTCTAAGACTGAAAGGAAAGGAGGTTTTTGAGAGAAAGAAACTTTTTCTTACTTCAGACAGAAGTAACCTATTTCAATTTTATCAAGAACCTATTTCAATATtatcaagaaaaaagaaaatcttaacTAGTGTTTCCCAGCAATGCCCAGAGGAATTAGAATTTATAAATGAACATGTGGCTTGATTACCACTTCTAAACCAAAAATCATTCAAACTTAAATTTAGATCcagttttttaaattcagatgtTAGTTTtgggactggaaaaaaaaaaaatagagttatCTTTGTTACATGAGCTTAACCATGCAAAGTTATTTCAAACCCAGCCTAGTAGGAGTAAATTTATGCtatttaaatacagtttaaacCATATAATCTATTACAAGCTTTTGAAGCACTAGTTTATGTAAAATTTATTCCAAATCCCTCAACCATCACACTAATAGAGAAACTTAACGCCCTGCAATGTCtccagaaaacatttccttattCCCTCCAAGTAAATAACCACACCTATCTTTACAGAACACCCTGCACCAGAGCATCCCTTCCTTTCTCAAGGCAAGATTTTTGATTTCAGCCTATTGGAGATCTTATTCTCCAATCATATGGgcatttattattaataataataataatgtcctagggtggctgtatgatgcctttatccccaatcgtctgccctgtttatgttgaagtcttgttccaagagtgaaaggaggagggaagaagctcagggtttgttttcaaaaactcactccctcctccacattcctgctccgggACGGTGTTATCtgcggacggacggacagcgagacagagctctcctttgctttttttcctagttagttttagctagctgaggcagagaatttccctggactgtggtttttttccctttctctggacctgctctggactgaacaccagaagagcatcagcagctcacatctgtggcccagcgggccgggcctgggccgcggcattgccagcgctggaaggactggtcagagactgagtgagctgagctgcagcccggggggatttgctctgaatttgtctctcttggagtggcaagaagtcctattgtttaatattgtctaagttctcttgtgtaataaacaggttttttccactttttttcctccagaggtattttctcccgaaccggctggggggaggggccaattgactctgctttcctaaaggaatccttttgtgggggggaggggaattctttccccagacttgccctgaaccaggacaaatacattattttggcGCCCAACGTGGGGCtcgagaaagtggaaaaaacctttattccTCTACTGATTGCATgctggttgtgtttgttttgtagtgGGCTAAAGCACCCAGTAGCCATGTTGCTTACATCCATAATGTCTCTTGGGGTGGAGGCCTTCATGTGGTTCTGGTCACTAGGCCTTTTTGAGGTTTTAGTACTTTTCTGGTCACTAGGATTGTCCCTTACACGTGGTTTTTACAGTAGAAGAGCACAGATTAAAATAGCTATTGTGCTGGCCTTGGCAATAGTGATTTATAAGGCGCTTGTAAAGATACTGGATTCTGTTCGAAATATGTATGCTTTATGGTTTTTTCACCCTACCCTGCATCCTAGTTCCAGTAGGATGTTCTGGGagtttattagtaattgcacctggtttgttagaggaggagcagaggatgaggttttccaacccctcctttccttcttctcttttgaatCTGTTATGTCATTTTTTGGGAATGTTCAGTCtcccctgaatgttaaagagaccctctttctggtatttattcTGGGAAACTCCCTGGGAAACTTCCTTTATACAGCCTGCAGTTTCTCTAGAgtgaaggctgaaaaatccaGAGGGACTGATGAAACCCCTCATCCAGATGTGGAAAATCCTAAGTGGTGTGGGGAATGGGAGAAAATAGGCCAGaccctgaaggaattttctgaccctgtagagtgggattttccaagtgaacaaattcagaacccagatgAGGTagggaaatacctgaaagagaagtgccatgatgactctaaggagaaaaggatcattgcaaTAAGCTGGGCTCTGGCTTATGCTTATCGCACACTGCTAGATACTGTAGGCCAGCAGACAGaggcaggggggcagggagataaaccagcagcaatcccagtcactcagtcCGCAGCCAACCCCCCAGTTACTCAGGCTgtagctaaaccagacagtgaACCTAAACCACTGGCAGTTGCTGcgggaaagaagagaagcaaaactgaCCGGCCAGGgactgatgatgatgatccaggagaaggaccctcaaagCTAATTACTGACACAAAAGCCGAAGTTAAGGCAACTGATGCAGGATCAGAAGCCACTACTGAGTCCTATTCCCTGAAGGACCTTCGtggcctaaggaaggattacACTCGACGACCTGATgagtctataattagttggttggtccgtctttgggatgctgcaggggaggctacAATTCTGGATGGTAGCGAAGCGAGacatttgggatccctgtcacatgatcctgccATTGAtcaaggaatgatgaggggggctaatcctcgcagcctctgggcacGGGTTCTGGAcagtgtagcacaaagatacttgtgtgcagatgatctttatatgcagcaaacccagtggaAGACTATAGAGCAAGGAATTCAACGCTTGAGGGAAATGGCAGTGGTAGAGATTGTCTTCTCGGATGATCTAGATACTGTAAATCCAGACTTGgtaccatgtacatctgtgatgtggcGAAAACTTGTAAGACTTGGGCCAGATGAATATGCTTCTGCTGTAGCAATAATGAAGCAAGATGACGGTGGGGAGACTGTGCTTGATATGACAAAGAAGCTCcgagcatatgcagatgctgtacatggcccaaCACACCTGAGAATTGCAGCAGTAGAAGCACAAGTGCAgaaactaggaaaaaatatagagaACAAGATAgaggagattaaagaggaccttcttaaaatttctgcagtacAGATCAGAGGTCCTGGTACCCAACGCAGACGTCCCTCAGATAGGGAGAGGAGGTACACCTcacgagctgagctgtggttcttcctgcgcgattgtggagaaaatatgaggaaatgGGATGCGAAACCTACTGCTGATCTGGCACAgcgggtgcgtgaattgaagggaAGCAAGACTCCGAGAGGAATTTTCACcaaaagggaagcagctccagtgaccCATAACCAAACTGCCatatatgatgatgatgacgataTTTTCgatccccttgaaggaacctccaagacatatgccccaggaaagaaggataaccaggcttagaggggccctgcctctagccaggtagaggctaGGGAAAACCGTAttttctggacggtgtggattcgttggcctggcacatcagaaccacaagaatataaagctttgGTCGACACTGGTGCGCAGTGCACATTAATCCCATCAAACTATGTGGGGACAGAACCTGTTTCtattgctggtgtgacagggggatcacgGGACTTTACTTCAGTGGAAGCTGAGATcagcctgactggaaatgagtggaagaaacagtcTATTGtaactggcccagaggccccatgtattttaggcatagacttcctccgaagtgggtatttcaaagacccaaagggactcaggtgggcatttggaATAGCAGCTGTAGAGACAGGGGGCATCAAGCAATTGAACAGCTTACCTGGACTATcggaaaacccatctgcagtaggacttTTGAAGGTAGAAGAGCAACGagtgccaattgcgacctcaacagtgcatcgccggcagtaccgaacgaatcgagatgccgtgatccccatccacaaaatgatccgtgagctggagagccaaggggtggttagcAGAACCCATTCACctttcaacagccccatctggcctgtgcgtaaatccgaaggagaatggagattgacagtGGACTACCGTGCCCTAAATGAGGTGACTCCAccgctgagcgctgctgtgccggacatgctggaactccagtacgagctggagtccaaggcagcaaagtggtatgccactattgaTATTGCcaatgcgtttttctccattcctctggcagcagaatgcaggcctcagtttgctttcacctggaggggcgtgcagtacacctggaaccgactgccccaggggtggaaacacagccccaccatctgccatggactgatccaggctgcactggaaaagggtgaggctccagaacacctgcagtacattgatgacatcattgtgtgggggaaaacagcagcagaggtatttgagaaaggggagaaaatcatccagattctcctgaaagctggttttgccatcaagaagagcaaggTCAAaggacctgctcgagagatccagttcctgggagtgaagtggcaagatggacggcgtcagattcctacagatATCATTAACAAGATCACAGCgatgtctccaccaaccagcaagaaggaaacacaagctttcttaggcgccataggtttttggagaatgcacattcctgagtatagccagatcgtgagccctctctacctggtcactcgcaagaagaatgatttccactggggccctgagcagcaacaagccttcacccagatcaagcaggagattgcccatgcagtagcccttggcccagtcaggacgggaccagatgtgaagaatgtgctttactctgcagccgggaaccatggtttgtcctggagcctttggcagaaagtgcctggTGAGACTCGCggccgaccactgggattttggagtcgaAGCTATAgggggtctgaagccaactatactccaacagagaaggaaattttagcagcctatgaaggagttcaggCCGCCTCGGAGGTGATCGGTACAGAAgcgcaactcctcctggcaccccgactaccggtgctggggtggatgttcaaagcaaagattccctccacccaccatgccaccagtgccacatggagcaagtggattgcccttATTACGCAGCGCGCCCGGATTGGAAAattgaatcgccctgggattttggagataattacaaactggcctgaaggtgaaaactttagtcttgcagatgaagaggaggaagtggcACATGCTGAAGAAGCGCCACCATATAAccaactgccagcagaagaaacacactatgctcttttcactgatggcTCTTGCCGCATTGTAGGAATGAaacggaagtggaaagcagccatATGGAGTCCCACACGACGAGTTGCGGAAGCTACTGAAGGGGAAGGTGGATCGAGTCaatttgctgaactcaaagcggttcaactggccctggacattgctgaaagggagaagtggccaaaactctacctctacactgattcatggatggtagccaatgctctgtgggggtggctggagaggtggaagaaAGCTAACTGGCagcgtagaggaaaaccaatttgggctgctgatgAGTGGAAAAACATTGCCACCAGGATAGAGAAGCTACCGGTGAAAGTTCgtcatgtagatgcccatgtccccaagagcagAGCCAATGAGGAACACCAAAACAACCAGCAAGTAGATcgggctgcaaagataggggtatcaaagatagacttggattGGCAACACAAAGGGGAATTGTTCTTGGcacgatgggcccatgatgcctcaggcgatcagggtagagatgccacttttaagtgggcacgagatcgaggggtggatctaaccatggacagtatatCTCAGGTAATCCACGACTGTGAGACATGTGCtaccatcaaacaggccaagcgggtaAAGCCCCTGTGGTATGGTGggcggtggtccaagtacaagtatggggaggcctggcagattgactacatcacactgccccagacacgccacGGCAAGCGTTATGTGCTCACaatggtagaagccaccacgggatggttggaaacctatcctgtgcctcatgctacggcccgtaacaccatcctaggccttgaaaagcaaattctttggaggcatggtacccctgagaggattgagtccgACAATGGaactcatttcaagaacagccttatcaacacttgggctagggaacatggtattgagtgggtgtaccatattccctaccatgcaccagctgcaggaaaagtagagaggtacaatggattgttgaaaaccacactgaaagcattgggtgggggatctctCAAGAATTGGGAACAGAATctggcaaaagccacctggttagttaacacccgaggctCTACCAGTCGATGGGGCCCTGCCCAGTCTCAGCTTTTGAATATAGTAGATGGAGACAAAGTCCCAGTAGTGCATGTTAGAGGTTTGTTAGGAAaaacagtgtggatcaattctgcctcaagtacagacaaacccattcgtg
This window harbors:
- the LOC128786338 gene encoding uncharacterized protein LOC128786338, producing MIRELESQGVVSRTHSPFNSPIWPVRKSEGEWRLTVDYRALNEVTPPLSAAVPDMLELQYELESKAAKWYATIDIANAFFSIPLAAECRPQFAFTWRGVQYTWNRLPQGWKHSPTICHGLIQAALEKGEAPEHLQYIDDIIVWGKTAAEVFEKGEKIIQILLKAGFAIKKSKVKGPAREIQFLGVKWQDGRRQIPTDIINKITAMSPPTSKKETQAFLGAIGFWRMHIPEYSQIVSPLYLVTRKKNDFHWGPEQQQAFTQIKQEIAHAVALGPVRTGPDVKNVLYSAAGNHGLSWSLWQKVPGETRGRPLGFWSRSYRGSEANYTPTEKEILAAYEGVQAASEVIGTEAQLLLAPRLPVLGWMFKAKIPSTHHATSATWSKWIALITQRARIGKLNRPGILEIITNWPEGENFSLADEEEEVAHAEEAPPYNQLPAEETHYALFTDGSCRIVGMKRKWKAAIWSPTRRVAEATEGEGGSSQFAELKAVQLALDIAEREKWPKLYLYTDSWMVANALWGWLERWKKANWQRRGKPIWAADEWKNIATRIEKLPVKVRHVDAHVPKSRANEEHQNNQQVDRAAKIGVSKIDLDWQHKGELFLARWAHDASGDQGRDATFKWARDRGVDLTMDSISQVIHDCETCATIKQAKRVKPLWYGGRWSKYKYGEAWQIDYITLPQTRHGKRYVLTMVEATTGWLETYPVPHATARNTILGLEKQILWRHGTPERIESDNGTHFKNSLINTWAREHGIEWVYHIPYHAPAAGKVERDQVVHGG